In candidate division KSB1 bacterium, the DNA window TGTACGGGATCGACGTGATCGAGGAACTGAGGCGCCGTTTTCCCAACGTCAACTGGATCCGCCTGGACGGGACTCAGGACACAAGCCGAATCCTCCCCACCGTCGACGTTTACATCCGGCCGACGCGGCACGACGGTGCCCCACGAATTGTCGAGGAGTGCCGGATCAGTGGAATCCCCGTGATCTTCAGCGAAGATGGCAAGCCGGACGTCCAACGGATCGCAGCGGAGCTCCAGACCCTCGTCGAAGCCAAGACCCGCAATTCCGCCTGAGGTGGGGGCAAAGGACTGAACACGGTCGCCATGCCGACGGGACACCCACGGTAGGTCGCCGAGGGGTCGAAAGCCGAAATCACGGGTGCTGCGCACGGACCAACACTCCCGAGGCCCGAAGGCCATGGTTTAGAGCAGGAGTGGTCGCGGAGGAGAGGAGTCGTGACGGCCTAATGGGGGATACCGCCCAGAGTTCCTCCCATTGACCTGTTTCGTTGAATGAGCGCCGGCTTAATCTGGCCCGCAGGTTTGCGCGGGAGTGAACACATGGGGTCACGAGGGCCGTGCGCCGGCGGTCGCCGCGGGGAGTCGGGCTGCTTTGGGGATGAGGAGACGATCGCCGAATCGACCAGGTCCCGCGTGGGCAAGTCACCAAGGAAGAACACCCCAGGCGACCGAACGATTCGAACTGCAGAGAAAGCGGCGAATGCCCATCCGCTGCGGGGGTCCATGGTTGGCGGCCCCGCGGTGCCCACCCTTTGGTCCTCAATGCTCCGGCCCGTGAGGTCCTGCACTGCTCGACAGCCTTGCCTTTTCGAGACTCGTTGCTTCGACTGGGGACGGTGGTAGCCTCTGGCCTGCCCGGTATTCCGGTCATGGCACATCCCCTGTGGGAGGAAGCGGACGGCCGGGTTTGGGGCGGCCGATGGAATGGGTCCCCTGAGCCCGCTCGATCGGTTTCGCCGCGCGAGGGGGAAAAGCAGCGCGAGCCAAGTCTGAGCGCGAGCGATGGGGGCAGGACAGTACCTTCGAAAGGGGCCCACTGTTCAGGGATGGCTCGAAGGCTCCTCGAGCGCTGATTCCACCCCACGCTAGGGTTGCCCGTGCCCCGGGTGGGGCGAGCGGCTGTTTCTGCAGGAGGAGCCGAAGCGAAGAGGATCGCGCCCAGGACGGCAGGCTCGGTCTCGGCCCGGCGAACGGCGGGACGAGGATCGGGGCCGCTGTGGTCAAGGGGACCCACTCATCTCCCGCTTCGCAGCGGCGACCCCGTCCGTCACCCATCGACCACAGGGGGACTGGCTTCGTGGTGTTCCCCACTTGGTCATCGCAAAACGCGGGAGGGGCGAAAATTCCACTTGACAAAGTGGGAAGAAACGCCTATGTTCTACCACAAATCACCACAATTCCCCACAATCCTCCCCAGACCCGCAGATCGGAGGGCACGTTGATCTCGGCAATGGAAGGGCGCTACCGCTGCAGCATTGACGAGAAGGGGCGCATTGCCTTCCCCGCTCCCCTCCGGAAAGCTCTGTCCCCCGAGGCGGATGATACCCTCGTGCTGGTCAAGGGTGTGGAGCCCTGTCTGTACGCATTCCCCGCCGACATCTGGCAAAAGTTCAAAGCCAGCCTGCTGGAGCGCCCGATGGACTTTCGCACCCGCATGGCAGTGACGCGCCTGTGGGGATTGAATGTGAAGTATGTCACCTTCGACAAGCAGGGCAGGATCCAGATACCCGCCGATTTCGCGGCTCACGCCCAGCTCGGCGACGAGGCGGTTGTGGGTGGGGCATTCAACCGGTTTGAAATCTGGAACCCCGATCTTCTGGAAAAGGACCTGCAAAGCTCCGCCGAGACGTTCATGAAAGAGCTGGGCGAGATCATGGACTTCAAGCTCTGATGGGGGACTACGTGGACACGTCCGAACAGCCGGTCTTCCACGTTCCAGTCCTGCTCAAGGAAGCAGTGGATCTACTGGTTTGGGACGCGCAGGGGCGCTACGTAGATGCGACCATCGGCGGTGGCGGCCATGCGGACGAGATTCTCAGTCGACTTCGGCCGCCTGGCAAACTCCTGGGGATTGATTGGGATCCCGATGCGATCCAAATCGTCGCGCGTCGGTTTCTCGATCGGAAAGACCAGGTGACGATCGTTTGCGGCAATTTCGCCGATCTGGATCGCATCGCAATGGAGCAGGCCTTAGCCCCGGTGCACGGAGTGCTCTTCGATTTGGGAGTCTCCTCGTGGCAGATCGATAGGCCGGAGCGTGGGTTCAGCTTCGATCGGGACGGACCCCTGGATTTCCGGATGGATCCTCGTCAGAAGCTTACCGCGTTTGAGCTTGTCAACCGCGCCCCGGCGGAGCATCTGGAGCGGATGATCCGGGAGTACGGCGAGGAAAGGTACGCGGCAAGGATCGCACGCCTGATTGTCGAGCGACGTGCCGCTCAGCCGATCTCGACCACGCGCCAGCTGGCTCAGATTGTGCGCACAGCTGTCCGCGGGCCGCACGTGGCCAAGAGCCTGGCGCGTGTCTTCCAGGCCATTCGGATCGCGGTCAATCGCGAGCTCGAGAATCTGGAACGGGGGCTTGCCGCTGCGGAATCCGTGCTGTGTCCGGGCGGCCGCGTGGTGGTGATCTCGTACCATTCCCTCGAGGATCGGACGGTAAAGCAGTTTTTCCGCGCCGGCGAGCGCCGGTGTGTCTGTCCTCCAGAAGCTCCGGTCTGTAGGTGCGGGCGTCCCGGAAGGCTCCGTGTCTTGACCAGGCGCCCCATCCGTCCGTCGGAGGACGAAGTAAGGCGAAATCCAAGGGCGCGAAGTGCTCGTCTACGTGCCGCCGAAAAAGTGGGCGAAGGGAGCCCGTAGCCGCCGAGGGGTGAGGATCGGCCAAGCCCCGCCGGTCGGCCGCACCCCACGCTCGCTGGACCACGCAGGAGCCTTTCGGCACATCGTTCCTGCGTCCTCGGACTGGACAAGATGGGTCCGATGGGCCCTGGTCTGTACCCTGATCGGGCTTTTCTGGATCTGGCAGAGGACCATGGTTGTGAAGGTGGGGCGCGAGGTGCACCGCCTGCAGATGGAAAGGCGCCAGCTTGTGGATGAGGTGAGGGATCTCCGCGCCTTGTACGCTCGACTGAGCAGCTTCGAGACCGTGCAGAAGCGCACAGCACGCGAGCTGGGTTTCGCCTCTCCTCCTCTTCGCATTCTGGAAGTGGAAGACTGACTTTCGGGCAGGCTTCGCCCTTCGACCACCTTGGCTTGCGAGGCATACCGTAGATGACGAAGGTGAGCCCAGGCACAGAGGATGAAGCCGCTCGCTCCCGATTCCAGGTCGTTCGAATTGCCTTCCTCACAGTGTGGGCTGTCGTATTTCTCCGGACCGCGTGGGTTCAACTTGCGCAGGGGAAAAAGTACACCAAGATGGCCGAGCAACGTTAC includes these proteins:
- the rsmH gene encoding 16S rRNA (cytosine(1402)-N(4))-methyltransferase RsmH codes for the protein MGDYVDTSEQPVFHVPVLLKEAVDLLVWDAQGRYVDATIGGGGHADEILSRLRPPGKLLGIDWDPDAIQIVARRFLDRKDQVTIVCGNFADLDRIAMEQALAPVHGVLFDLGVSSWQIDRPERGFSFDRDGPLDFRMDPRQKLTAFELVNRAPAEHLERMIREYGEERYAARIARLIVERRAAQPISTTRQLAQIVRTAVRGPHVAKSLARVFQAIRIAVNRELENLERGLAAAESVLCPGGRVVVISYHSLEDRTVKQFFRAGERRCVCPPEAPVCRCGRPGRLRVLTRRPIRPSEDEVRRNPRARSARLRAAEKVGEGSP